A window of the Lactuca sativa cultivar Salinas chromosome 5, Lsat_Salinas_v11, whole genome shotgun sequence genome harbors these coding sequences:
- the LOC111887227 gene encoding uncharacterized protein LOC111887227, whose translation MAAATTAVIAAWKTVGSYSGVGGDGGISGLLLKRLFYLHGGIFFYKALGRKLQTPLTYTDIQIFSHWLLNSLDTRMSSGDWICGACEHSNFKKRDACQRCQCPKFATAAEISMHANKSQVLAGDWYCCCEAHNFANRTECYRCGAHKEYIMMMTYATSSYPYDASILPGGKNGDWMCNRCRGHNFASKMECYRCKSPRE comes from the exons ATGGCGGCAGCCACGACGGCTGTTATTGCTGCTTGGAAGACAGTAGGATCATACTCTGGAGTTGGAGGCGATGGTGGAATTAGTGGATTGTTGTTGAAACGTCTATTTTATTTACATGGCGGTATCTTTTTCTATAAA GCTCTTGGGAGAAAATTACAAACGCCTTTgacatatacagatatacaaaTCTTCTCCCATTG GCTTTTAAACTCTCTAGACACTAGAATGAGTAGTGGAGACTGGATATGTGGTGCATGTGAGCATTCGAACTTCAAGAAACGTGATGCATGTCAAAGATGTCAATGTCCCAAGTTCGCTACAGCCGCTGAGATTTCAATGCATGCAAACAAATCACAGGTGCTGGCGGGTGACTGGTATTGTTGTTGTGAGGCACACAACTTTGCCAACCGAACTGAGTGTTATAGGTGTGGTGCACACAAAGAGTATATCATGATGATGACATATGCAACATCTAGCTATCCTTACGATGCTAGCATTCTTCCAGGAGGGAAAAATGGTGATTGGATGTGCAACAG GTGTAGAGGACATAACTTTGCAAGTAAAATGGAATGCTATAGATGCAAATCACCAAGGGAATAG